From Sodalis glossinidius str. 'morsitans', the proteins below share one genomic window:
- a CDS encoding SH3 domain-containing protein: MMLHRTKLLCLTFPWLLSACNTDTYRLGVNDPVSLSYEVPAYLDTTKTLFPIENYSQSVDKWLPPDSDRINVSVIDNVVQQRYFSSLKSNYFGMNRQERSPWNPYYITSFLNSGTWVAARNANINRYLASNSISWGENFRIHSVHWKTKVKNNTDTSIDNIYQSSRRAIAIRETLLRDLPTIDPAYDDPREAGQGYPFDNLQNSAIRPGTPVYMLTESRDKSWTYVVSPTKTGWIHSEDIASVDQKFITDWVSLAKKHLGAFIKEPVTVQENGQYYFMARPGTILPFKDKQLGRFLVAVPVRMSGGSTEIRWVKLSDDEFTAMPWQMTPANIAKLMKSMSSKPYGWGNYNFYNDCSAEMHSLLMPFGILLPRDSSAQIQATARIVDLSKETMNARINYLKKHGKPFTTLVYIPGHIMLYIGNTIINGQEVPMTYQNIWGLRPRNSNSRSIIGGSVFFPILTFYPQNPELVSLADKKQFKLGFIE, from the coding sequence ATGATGTTACACAGAACAAAGCTCCTATGCCTCACTTTTCCGTGGTTGCTATCTGCATGTAATACCGATACTTACCGATTGGGTGTTAATGATCCCGTTTCCTTAAGCTATGAGGTACCAGCCTATCTTGATACAACAAAAACCCTCTTTCCAATAGAGAACTACTCACAGTCTGTTGATAAATGGCTTCCTCCGGATTCTGATAGAATAAATGTTTCCGTTATTGATAATGTCGTTCAACAACGATATTTTTCTTCTCTTAAATCAAATTATTTTGGTATGAACAGGCAAGAGCGATCTCCTTGGAATCCGTATTACATAACTTCCTTTTTGAATAGTGGAACGTGGGTAGCGGCTCGTAATGCCAATATTAACCGGTACCTTGCTAGTAACAGTATTTCGTGGGGAGAAAACTTCAGGATACATTCTGTCCATTGGAAGACGAAGGTAAAGAATAATACGGATACCAGTATTGATAATATTTATCAATCGTCTAGGCGAGCTATAGCTATTAGAGAAACGTTATTAAGAGATCTGCCAACAATAGACCCTGCTTATGATGATCCCCGAGAGGCTGGACAGGGATATCCATTTGACAACTTACAGAATTCCGCCATTCGACCTGGCACCCCCGTATATATGCTTACTGAAAGTAGGGATAAAAGCTGGACATACGTAGTGTCGCCAACGAAGACTGGATGGATCCACAGCGAAGATATCGCGAGTGTAGATCAAAAATTTATAACTGACTGGGTATCACTGGCAAAAAAACATCTCGGGGCATTCATTAAAGAACCTGTCACTGTACAGGAAAATGGTCAATATTATTTTATGGCTCGCCCTGGGACTATTCTTCCATTCAAGGATAAACAGTTGGGTCGGTTTTTGGTTGCTGTGCCTGTACGCATGAGTGGGGGTAGTACAGAAATTCGGTGGGTCAAACTAAGCGATGATGAGTTTACAGCCATGCCATGGCAGATGACACCGGCTAATATTGCAAAACTAATGAAATCGATGAGTAGTAAACCCTACGGCTGGGGAAACTATAACTTTTATAATGACTGTTCTGCAGAAATGCACAGCCTGTTGATGCCTTTCGGCATATTGCTGCCTAGAGACTCTTCCGCACAGATACAGGCGACCGCCAGGATTGTAGATCTCAGTAAAGAAACAATGAATGCTCGTATAAATTATCTTAAGAAGCATGGTAAACCGTTTACCACACTGGTTTACATTCCGGGGCATATTATGCTGTATATCGGTAATACTATTATTAACGGTCAAGAAGTCCCGATGACATATCAAAATATATGGGGATTACGTCCACGAAACTCGAATAGTCGGAGCATCATTGGCGGCTCAGTTTTCTTTCCCATACTTACCTTTTATCCTCAAAATCCTGAGCTAGTATCGCTGGCGGATAAGAAGCAGTTCAAGCTAGGTTTTATTGAATGA
- a CDS encoding UDP-2,3-diacylglucosamine diphosphatase codes for MSTLFVADIHLCAQEPAITAGFLHFLRTRAIAAQALYILGDLFEVWIGDDDPNPLHHEIAVALQALTQRGIPCYFIHGNRDFLLGKRYAAACGITLLPAQRVMQLDELRVVILHGDTLCTDDNDYQRFRRRVHQRWLQRLFLSLPLQLRLRIADRMRANSLRANAGKTADIMDINAQAVMAVMDDTGATVMIHGHTHRPAIHQLPGERRRAVLGAWHHQGSAIEVSTSGVMLHEFSFGG; via the coding sequence ATGTCAACCCTGTTCGTCGCAGATATTCATCTTTGCGCACAAGAGCCGGCGATCACCGCCGGTTTTCTGCATTTTTTACGCACGCGCGCGATCGCCGCGCAAGCGCTATACATCCTTGGCGATTTGTTTGAGGTGTGGATAGGCGATGACGATCCCAATCCGCTGCATCACGAGATTGCCGTCGCGCTACAGGCGCTGACCCAGCGTGGCATTCCCTGCTATTTTATCCACGGGAATCGTGATTTCCTGCTCGGCAAGCGTTATGCCGCCGCCTGCGGCATAACGCTGTTGCCCGCGCAGCGGGTGATGCAGCTGGACGAGTTACGGGTCGTGATTTTGCATGGCGACACGCTGTGCACCGACGATAACGACTATCAGCGTTTTCGCCGCCGGGTGCATCAACGTTGGCTACAGCGGCTATTTTTGTCCCTGCCGCTGCAGCTACGGCTGCGTATTGCCGACAGGATGCGTGCCAATAGCCTGCGCGCCAACGCCGGTAAAACCGCCGACATTATGGACATCAATGCGCAGGCGGTTATGGCCGTGATGGATGATACCGGCGCAACGGTGATGATCCATGGCCATACCCACCGGCCGGCGATCCATCAACTGCCCGGGGAGCGCCGTCGTGCGGTACTGGGCGCCTGGCACCATCAGGGATCGGCCATCGAGGTTTCCACCAGCGGCGTCATGCTGCATGAGTTTTCTTTCGGCGGCTGA
- a CDS encoding tail fiber assembly protein: protein MKNIKNFKRYHPNSVDKKALERSIGAIFLISEDGQDWYECQKTFQPETMKIEYETNGVIRSMGYDISGFCPEGCSVAEVSEWPEEAAANRKWCFLNGQVVPRVYTADELMEQATHKRDYRLEQAAKIIAPLQDAVDLDMATDAEKVTLLAWKKYRVLLNRLDISSAPDIDWPDPPSETNRQNHGFKTIIHRHPDGLVIDQMG from the coding sequence ATGAAAAACATTAAAAACTTTAAACGATACCACCCTAATTCTGTTGATAAAAAAGCGCTAGAACGCTCTATTGGTGCGATTTTTCTTATCTCAGAAGATGGTCAAGACTGGTATGAGTGCCAGAAAACTTTTCAGCCAGAAACAATGAAAATCGAGTATGAAACCAACGGTGTAATACGTTCAATGGGTTACGATATCAGCGGCTTCTGTCCTGAAGGGTGCAGCGTGGCAGAAGTATCTGAATGGCCCGAAGAGGCAGCTGCTAACCGAAAATGGTGCTTTCTTAATGGTCAGGTTGTTCCACGCGTCTACACGGCAGATGAACTTATGGAGCAAGCTACCCATAAGCGAGATTATCGACTTGAACAGGCAGCAAAAATTATAGCCCCGCTTCAGGACGCCGTAGACCTCGACATGGCGACAGACGCCGAAAAAGTGACGCTGCTGGCGTGGAAAAAATACCGAGTGCTGCTTAATCGGCTCGATATCAGCAGCGCGCCGGATATCGACTGGCCAGATCCTCCTTCAGAAACCAATCGCCAGAACCACGGTTTCAAGACCATTATCCACCGTCACCCTGACGGTCTCGTTATCGACCAGATGGGCTGA
- the cysS gene encoding cysteine--tRNA ligase — MLKIFNTLTRQKEEFKPIHAGKVGMYVCGITVYDLCHIGHGRTFVAFDVVTRYLRYRGYEVNYVRNITDIEDKIIRRAAENGETFHQLTERMISEMHSDFDQLNILRPDQEPRATHYIDAIIELVGQLIDRDHAYVAANGDVMFAVDSDSDYGLLSRQDLEQLQAGARVEVADVKRNPMDFVLWKMSKPGEPSWPSPWGDGRPGWHIECSAMNGRQLGHHFDIHGGGSDLIFPHHENEIAQSTCAHDGPYVNVWMHAGMVMVDREKMSKSLGNFFTVRDVLRYYDAETVRYFLMSGHYRSQLNYSEENLKQARSALERLYIALRGTDATAVPAGGDHFVAQFIAAMDDDFNTPKAYSVLFDIAREVNRLKSEQPAAQGMAATLRQLAGVLGLLEQEPAAFLQQGAAEDNVMIEALIQQRNDARKARQWALADEARDKLTALGIVLEDGPQGTTWRRC, encoded by the coding sequence ATGCTAAAGATTTTTAACACCCTGACCCGTCAAAAAGAGGAATTTAAACCTATCCATGCCGGTAAAGTCGGCATGTATGTGTGCGGCATCACCGTGTATGACCTTTGCCACATCGGCCATGGGCGCACCTTCGTCGCCTTTGACGTCGTAACCCGCTACCTTCGCTACCGCGGTTACGAGGTGAATTATGTCCGTAATATCACCGATATCGAGGACAAAATTATTCGTCGCGCCGCTGAGAATGGAGAAACTTTTCATCAGCTTACTGAGCGTATGATTAGCGAGATGCATAGCGATTTCGATCAGTTGAATATCCTGCGCCCCGATCAGGAGCCGCGCGCCACCCACTATATAGACGCGATCATCGAACTGGTTGGCCAGCTCATCGACAGGGATCATGCCTATGTGGCCGCCAACGGTGATGTAATGTTCGCCGTAGACAGCGACAGCGATTATGGCTTGCTGTCCCGTCAGGATCTGGAGCAGCTTCAGGCCGGCGCCCGCGTCGAAGTGGCCGATGTGAAACGAAATCCCATGGACTTCGTGCTGTGGAAAATGTCAAAACCCGGCGAGCCGAGCTGGCCATCGCCGTGGGGCGACGGCCGCCCCGGCTGGCACATTGAGTGTTCGGCCATGAACGGCCGGCAGCTTGGCCATCATTTCGATATTCACGGCGGCGGGTCGGATCTAATTTTTCCCCATCATGAAAATGAGATTGCGCAGTCTACCTGCGCCCATGATGGTCCCTACGTGAATGTCTGGATGCACGCCGGCATGGTAATGGTCGATCGCGAGAAGATGTCCAAATCACTGGGCAACTTTTTCACCGTACGCGACGTCCTACGGTATTACGATGCCGAAACCGTACGCTATTTCCTGATGTCCGGCCATTACCGCAGCCAGCTTAATTACAGCGAAGAGAACCTCAAACAGGCGCGCTCGGCCCTTGAGCGCCTGTATATCGCCCTACGCGGTACCGATGCGACCGCCGTTCCTGCCGGCGGGGACCATTTTGTGGCGCAATTCATCGCCGCAATGGATGATGATTTCAATACGCCGAAAGCCTATTCCGTCCTGTTCGACATCGCCCGTGAGGTCAACCGCCTGAAAAGCGAACAGCCGGCGGCGCAGGGGATGGCGGCGACGTTACGCCAGCTGGCCGGCGTGTTGGGTCTGCTGGAACAGGAACCTGCCGCCTTCCTGCAACAGGGCGCCGCGGAGGACAATGTCATGATAGAGGCGCTGATCCAGCAGCGCAATGACGCGCGCAAGGCCCGGCAGTGGGCGTTGGCGGATGAAGCACGGGATAAACTGACTGCGCTCGGCATTGTGCTGGAAGACGGCCCCCAGGGGACGACCTGGCGCCGCTGTTAA
- a CDS encoding phage GP46 family protein, with protein sequence MLMNKKVNTALPDQERLRRAVMISLFTWRRAEPDDDTDTQFGWWGDTWPTVQNDRIGSRLHLLKRTTLTHQTAQRAKEYIAQALKWMTEDGVALRIDIEVVRSGIDRLIATVILTLPDHNIKTMTINNLWSVIHAK encoded by the coding sequence ATGCTGATGAATAAAAAAGTGAATACAGCGTTACCCGATCAGGAACGGCTCAGGCGGGCAGTGATGATATCGCTTTTCACCTGGCGACGCGCTGAACCGGATGATGACACAGATACGCAGTTTGGGTGGTGGGGCGATACTTGGCCGACCGTACAAAATGACCGGATTGGCTCTCGATTGCATCTGCTAAAACGCACGACCTTAACCCATCAAACGGCGCAAAGAGCGAAGGAATATATCGCTCAGGCGCTCAAGTGGATGACGGAGGACGGGGTAGCGCTTCGGATTGATATTGAGGTAGTACGCTCAGGCATCGATAGATTAATTGCAACTGTCATCCTGACGTTACCTGACCATAACATAAAAACGATGACCATCAACAATTTGTGGAGCGTAATCCATGCAAAATAG
- the folD gene encoding bifunctional methylenetetrahydrofolate dehydrogenase/methenyltetrahydrofolate cyclohydrolase FolD — protein sequence MVAKIIDGRAVAQQVRSEVAARIQARLKAGKRAPGLAVVLVGGDPASQIYVASKRKACEDVGFISLSYDLPNTVTEAALLALIDQLNADHRVNGILVQLPLPAGIDNISVLERIAPDKDVDGFHPYNVGRLCQRAPLLRPCTPRGIVTLLERYHIDTFGLNAVVVGASNIVGRPMSLELLLAGCTVTVTHRFTRDLRRHIENADLLVVAVGKASFIPGEWIKPGAVVMDVGINRLESGKVVGDVDYASAAERAAYITPVPGGVGPMTVATLIQNTLQACEDYHDTTMPEA from the coding sequence ATGGTAGCAAAAATAATTGATGGTAGGGCCGTTGCCCAGCAGGTCAGAAGTGAGGTGGCCGCGCGGATTCAGGCGCGTCTGAAGGCGGGCAAGCGCGCGCCGGGACTGGCGGTAGTGCTGGTCGGCGGCGATCCCGCTTCGCAAATTTATGTTGCCAGTAAACGCAAAGCCTGTGAAGACGTCGGTTTTATTTCCCTCTCCTATGATCTGCCCAACACGGTCACGGAAGCGGCATTGTTGGCGTTGATTGATCAACTGAATGCCGATCATCGGGTGAACGGGATTTTGGTGCAGTTGCCGTTGCCGGCGGGGATAGACAATATCAGCGTGCTGGAGCGCATTGCGCCGGATAAAGATGTGGACGGTTTCCATCCGTACAATGTCGGCCGACTGTGCCAGCGCGCGCCTCTGCTGCGTCCTTGCACCCCGCGCGGCATCGTGACGCTGCTGGAGCGTTATCATATCGACACCTTTGGCCTTAACGCCGTTGTGGTCGGCGCGTCCAATATCGTTGGACGCCCCATGAGTCTCGAGCTGTTGCTGGCGGGCTGTACCGTGACCGTCACCCACCGTTTCACGCGCGATTTACGGCGCCATATTGAAAATGCCGATCTGTTGGTCGTGGCGGTAGGCAAAGCGAGCTTCATCCCCGGCGAGTGGATTAAACCCGGCGCTGTGGTCATGGATGTGGGGATTAATCGTCTGGAGAGCGGTAAAGTGGTGGGCGACGTGGATTATGCCAGCGCCGCCGAGCGCGCCGCCTACATTACGCCGGTGCCCGGCGGCGTGGGGCCGATGACGGTTGCCACCCTTATCCAGAATACCCTTCAGGCCTGTGAAGATTATCACGATACGACAATGCCGGAGGCCTGA
- a CDS encoding recombinase family protein, translated as MAKIGYMRVSKNDQNTDLQQKSLICANCEQIFEDKISGKTDQRPGLKRALNCLKSGDTLVVWKLDRLGRSIKHLITLISKLEDEGIHFHSLTDAIDTSTSAGRFFFHVMSALAQMERELIVERTKAGLAAARSRGRIGGRPQSLSFAQKQEAQKLLANGHSRKQLALLYGVSLASIYKYCPVNRNAQTDQSASDEK; from the coding sequence ATGGCAAAAATTGGCTATATGAGGGTGTCAAAAAATGACCAAAACACCGATTTACAGCAAAAATCCTTGATTTGCGCAAATTGTGAACAGATTTTTGAGGATAAAATCAGTGGAAAAACAGACCAGAGACCGGGATTAAAACGCGCGTTAAACTGCCTGAAATCGGGTGACACCCTGGTAGTCTGGAAGCTAGATAGATTGGGACGCAGCATTAAACATTTGATTACTTTAATATCCAAACTTGAAGATGAAGGTATTCATTTTCATAGTTTGACGGATGCCATTGATACTTCTACGTCCGCAGGCCGTTTTTTCTTTCATGTGATGAGCGCGTTGGCACAGATGGAGCGGGAACTGATTGTTGAGCGTACCAAGGCTGGTTTAGCCGCAGCAAGAAGCAGAGGGCGTATTGGAGGCAGACCACAGTCACTATCTTTTGCACAGAAGCAGGAAGCTCAAAAATTATTGGCGAATGGTCATAGCAGAAAACAGTTGGCATTACTGTATGGGGTTTCATTGGCCAGCATCTACAAATATTGTCCAGTTAATCGAAACGCTCAAACAGACCAAAGTGCCTCCGATGAAAAATGA
- a CDS encoding phage baseplate assembly protein V, translating to MKNAVAMLQRVLLRLWSRAVVRGVNSTLACQQLDISLVAGETKNGMEYLEPYGFTSTAHAGAEGVALFLGGDRSHGVVISVADRRYRIKGLKSGEVAIYTDEGDSIMLKRGRLIEATTDTFIIHAKNKIVLDTQQVETPGKITAAQSIVSQAEVQDKTGSLSTMRAQYNTHDHKGDSGGITGKPNQQM from the coding sequence ATGAAAAACGCCGTAGCCATGCTACAGCGGGTCTTGTTGCGCCTGTGGTCAAGAGCCGTTGTGCGAGGGGTAAATAGCACCCTCGCTTGCCAGCAACTGGATATCTCGTTAGTGGCAGGTGAAACAAAAAACGGAATGGAATATCTAGAGCCTTACGGGTTTACCTCAACAGCGCATGCTGGTGCGGAAGGGGTTGCCCTGTTCCTGGGTGGTGACCGCTCGCATGGCGTAGTGATTAGCGTTGCTGATCGGCGCTACCGGATAAAAGGGCTAAAAAGCGGTGAGGTAGCGATCTACACGGACGAAGGCGACAGCATCATGCTCAAGCGTGGACGATTGATAGAAGCGACCACGGACACTTTTATTATTCACGCCAAAAACAAGATCGTGCTGGACACACAACAAGTAGAAACGCCGGGAAAGATCACGGCGGCACAATCCATCGTTTCACAGGCAGAAGTACAGGACAAAACCGGCTCATTGAGCACCATGCGAGCGCAGTACAATACCCACGATCACAAAGGTGATAGCGGGGGCATAACAGGCAAGCCTAATCAACAGATGTAA
- a CDS encoding DUF1543 domain-containing protein translates to MFYLGGNAGKANIEVHDIQFVAAQKPKDAWPSLREAWFGDVDKVHIDGYSRITWVDGYAVTLSDVPATGKNKFFFVNVGAYKPSTLAELHAFDLFVAPNAHEAKAKALTSLLTDAQYQHKDNLKKLDDCLLLDKVSDLYVHLTPSEMGTPFRPECQGYQPIGRQNALQHK, encoded by the coding sequence ATGTTTTACCTAGGTGGCAATGCTGGTAAGGCCAACATTGAAGTTCATGATATCCAGTTTGTAGCAGCTCAAAAACCGAAAGATGCTTGGCCTTCTCTTAGAGAAGCTTGGTTTGGTGATGTGGACAAAGTACACATTGATGGATATTCTCGTATTACTTGGGTGGATGGGTATGCTGTTACGCTCTCTGATGTACCCGCAACAGGAAAAAATAAATTTTTTTTTGTGAACGTTGGTGCTTACAAACCTTCGACTCTTGCTGAGCTACACGCCTTTGACCTATTTGTAGCACCCAATGCTCACGAAGCTAAAGCAAAGGCTCTGACGTCATTACTTACCGATGCTCAGTATCAACATAAAGACAATCTCAAAAAGCTGGATGACTGCCTTCTGCTTGATAAAGTTAGCGATCTGTATGTGCATCTCACTCCATCGGAGATGGGTACTCCTTTTAGACCTGAATGCCAAGGATATCAACCAATTGGTCGCCAAAATGCACTTCAGCATAAATGA
- a CDS encoding YmfQ family protein, translated as MTNLDDEYTQLLRTLLPPGPAWDEEDPLIKGLAPSLAQTHQHADSLMIEINPAQSVELINRYEKLCGLPDKCLANRTQTLEERQRVLDAKVNTVGGINEAFFKKQLEILGYPTATIEQFQHVDSTPDPTWGDKWRYYWRVNIPAEANVRWMSCTSSCNESIRTWGDSVVECVIKRQCPSHTQVLFSYIKGENDASH; from the coding sequence ATGACAAATCTGGACGACGAATATACGCAATTGTTGCGAACGTTATTACCGCCTGGCCCCGCATGGGATGAAGAAGATCCTCTGATTAAAGGGCTAGCCCCTTCACTGGCACAAACCCATCAACATGCTGATAGCCTGATGATTGAAATTAACCCAGCCCAATCGGTTGAATTAATTAACCGTTACGAAAAATTATGCGGGCTGCCGGATAAATGCCTCGCTAATAGAACGCAAACGCTAGAAGAAAGGCAACGGGTGCTTGATGCCAAGGTGAATACTGTGGGCGGTATTAATGAGGCTTTTTTCAAAAAGCAGTTGGAAATATTGGGCTATCCAACAGCAACAATAGAGCAGTTTCAACATGTTGATAGTACACCCGATCCGACTTGGGGTGACAAGTGGCGCTACTACTGGCGAGTAAATATTCCTGCTGAAGCGAATGTACGCTGGATGAGTTGTACCAGTTCTTGCAATGAGTCAATTCGGACGTGGGGAGATAGCGTGGTGGAATGCGTTATTAAACGCCAATGTCCTTCCCATACCCAAGTACTTTTTTCCTACATAAAAGGAGAAAATGATGCATCGCATTGA
- the ppiB gene encoding peptidylprolyl isomerase B: protein MVTLHTNHGDIVIKTFADKAPLTVENFLNYCRGGFYDNTIFHRVINGFMIQGGGFVPGMEQKATQAPVKNEANNGLKNNRGTLAMARTNDPHSATAQFFINLVDNDFLNFHSERPDGWGYCVFAEVTEGLDVVDKIKGVDTGRSGMHQDVPKEDVVITHVTVAK from the coding sequence ATGGTCACTTTACATACCAATCACGGCGATATCGTTATCAAAACCTTTGCGGATAAAGCGCCGTTAACCGTTGAGAATTTCCTCAATTATTGCCGCGGCGGGTTTTATGATAATACCATTTTCCACCGCGTGATTAACGGCTTCATGATCCAGGGCGGCGGCTTTGTCCCCGGCATGGAACAAAAAGCTACCCAGGCGCCGGTGAAAAACGAAGCCAACAATGGTCTGAAAAACAACCGCGGTACGCTGGCAATGGCCCGTACCAACGATCCGCATTCCGCCACGGCGCAATTTTTTATCAACCTGGTGGATAATGATTTTCTCAACTTCCACTCCGAACGCCCTGACGGCTGGGGATACTGTGTTTTCGCCGAAGTGACCGAGGGGCTGGACGTGGTCGACAAAATCAAAGGCGTCGACACCGGCCGCAGCGGCATGCATCAGGACGTCCCGAAAGAAGACGTTGTCATCACCCATGTGACCGTTGCGAAGTAA
- a CDS encoding baseplate J/gp47 family protein: MQNSGFSRPTLPQLIDTIRGDLLTRFNEDSVLRRLDAEVYARVQAAAIHTLYGYIDYLARNILPDLADENWLTRHGNIKRCPRKGATKASGFVRWEGVQNAISLPADTEIHRDDGQIYTTTVPTTSAQGVLRVPVVAKSSSQAGNCEDGIALRLATPISGLSSTGYADSIRTGTDIEDLDSWRQRIMARWYDTPQGGADSDYVRWAKEVLGISRAWTHRHKNGIGTVGVMVASDDVDHPAPTQEILTKVREHILPLAPVAGSGLTVFAVTEKSVPLSLALSTDTSEIRAAVIGEIKAFLQREGEPGSKLFLSRLTEAISLAAGEVAHRLIAPTGDIELAQTEVPVLGEVTWAKYKE, encoded by the coding sequence ATGCAAAATAGCGGTTTTTCGCGCCCGACCCTGCCACAACTGATAGACACCATTCGCGGAGATTTGCTCACACGATTTAATGAAGATAGCGTGTTGCGCCGTCTCGATGCTGAAGTGTACGCAAGAGTACAGGCCGCCGCTATTCATACTCTATACGGCTATATCGATTATTTAGCGCGCAATATCTTGCCGGATTTAGCCGATGAAAACTGGTTGACCCGACACGGTAATATCAAGCGTTGTCCCCGCAAAGGTGCAACCAAAGCGAGCGGATTTGTTCGCTGGGAGGGGGTACAAAATGCCATATCGCTGCCCGCTGACACTGAAATACACCGTGATGATGGTCAAATATACACCACAACGGTCCCAACAACATCAGCACAGGGTGTACTTCGTGTGCCTGTCGTTGCAAAAAGCAGTAGTCAGGCTGGCAATTGTGAGGACGGCATTGCGCTACGACTCGCTACCCCTATTTCTGGTTTATCATCGACCGGCTATGCCGATAGCATCAGGACGGGAACCGATATTGAAGACCTGGATAGCTGGCGACAACGCATCATGGCGCGCTGGTACGATACGCCGCAAGGGGGTGCGGATAGTGATTATGTTCGCTGGGCGAAGGAAGTTTTAGGCATCAGCCGCGCCTGGACACATCGACACAAGAACGGTATCGGCACAGTTGGGGTCATGGTGGCGAGTGATGATGTAGACCATCCTGCCCCCACACAGGAAATCTTAACCAAAGTCAGAGAGCATATATTACCCCTTGCCCCCGTTGCGGGTAGTGGCTTAACGGTTTTTGCGGTAACAGAAAAAAGCGTTCCTCTCTCGCTTGCCTTATCGACGGATACCTCCGAAATTCGAGCCGCTGTCATCGGAGAAATCAAAGCCTTCTTACAGCGAGAAGGCGAACCCGGCAGCAAGCTTTTTCTTTCAAGACTCACTGAAGCCATCAGTCTTGCGGCAGGTGAAGTCGCTCATCGTCTTATTGCGCCAACGGGAGATATTGAATTGGCCCAGACGGAAGTGCCGGTATTGGGTGAGGTCACGTGGGCAAAATATAAAGAGTGA